A region of Sulfuricella denitrificans skB26 DNA encodes the following proteins:
- the rsmI gene encoding 16S rRNA (cytidine(1402)-2'-O)-methyltransferase, whose amino-acid sequence MHQENNQTGKSILYVVATPIGNLQDITLRALEILRSADAIAAEDTRNTTRLLNHFAIGAKLIAVHEHNEYQSATRLIEMLQSGKSVALVSDAGTPAVSDPGAYLVAKVREAGLRVVPIPGANAAITAFSAAGIIAPHFLFYGFLPHTASERKRELAALKAMPHTLVFYESPHRILASMADLREVLGGTRTVTIARELTKIFETIHTCTLEEALEWLEADSNQQKGEFVLLVSGAEVAKEEGIGEEAQRILQLLLAEMPLKQAVKLAAEISGEKKNALYELALQLKKNEG is encoded by the coding sequence TTGCATCAGGAAAATAACCAGACAGGCAAAAGCATATTATATGTAGTTGCCACACCAATTGGAAATCTGCAGGACATTACCCTGCGCGCACTGGAAATTTTGCGTAGCGCTGACGCCATCGCCGCTGAGGATACCCGCAACACCACCCGCCTGCTCAACCACTTCGCCATCGGTGCCAAACTGATCGCAGTGCATGAACACAACGAATACCAGTCCGCCACGCGGCTGATCGAAATGCTCCAGTCCGGCAAGTCGGTAGCGCTGGTTTCTGATGCCGGCACGCCGGCGGTGAGCGATCCCGGCGCCTACCTGGTCGCCAAGGTACGCGAGGCTGGCCTGCGCGTCGTTCCCATTCCCGGTGCGAATGCGGCGATCACCGCCTTTTCAGCAGCTGGGATCATCGCGCCACATTTTCTGTTCTATGGCTTTCTGCCGCACACCGCATCGGAGCGCAAGCGCGAGCTCGCGGCGCTGAAGGCGATGCCCCATACCCTGGTGTTTTACGAATCACCTCACCGCATCCTCGCCAGTATGGCCGATCTGCGGGAAGTCCTGGGCGGCACACGCACGGTCACTATCGCGCGCGAGCTGACCAAGATTTTCGAAACCATCCATACCTGCACGCTGGAAGAGGCTCTGGAATGGCTGGAAGCCGACTCTAACCAGCAGAAGGGCGAGTTCGTCCTGCTGGTATCGGGGGCGGAAGTGGCAAAGGAGGAGGGGATAGGTGAGGAAGCGCAGCGCATCCTGCAACTGCTGCTGGCGGAAATGCCGCTGAAACAGGCGGTGAAACTGGCCGCCGAGATCAGCGGCGAGAAGAAGAATGCGCTGTATGAACTGGCGTTGCAGTTGAAGAAGAATGAGGGGTGA
- a CDS encoding penicillin-binding protein activator, producing MQWFATFLIILFAAFNSGCATSTIPAPVREALPIATPVQSAPAPPTAPSLETKTPVAQAFPLTMALPPEAFTAPQKKGQKPHIALLLPLKSASFGPAAEAVRQGAVAASIMQIPAVLPLQVYPTGDQVEDIVSVYQQALQAGAKIVIGPLTRNAVTTLAKSGLVEVPTLALNYPEGEEFLPENLYLFGLTAEGEARQAARRAFNDGWRTALTVTANTPLAKRVQLAFSDAWRGLGGKLVAQASFSPEQTQFPALRDTVFKHRSDILFLAADAERARMVRPYLDPNTPTYATSMVFGGNQEIGRNVDLNGVLFADMPWLLVPDHPAVMIFPRAEKFSIEQERLYALGIDAFRIAIVMAQNPRPAEGPVMDGVTGQISLANHQFQREMAVAQFREGTAVATEFADPRNLGEPR from the coding sequence ATGCAATGGTTCGCCACCTTTCTGATTATCCTGTTTGCCGCATTCAATAGCGGCTGTGCCACCTCGACAATACCTGCACCGGTAAGGGAAGCCCTGCCCATCGCCACACCAGTGCAAAGCGCCCCGGCACCGCCGACAGCCCCCTCCCTGGAAACCAAAACACCGGTCGCACAAGCCTTCCCGCTGACTATGGCGCTTCCTCCGGAGGCTTTTACAGCTCCGCAGAAAAAAGGCCAGAAACCCCATATCGCGCTGCTGTTGCCACTCAAGTCGGCATCGTTCGGGCCGGCTGCCGAGGCGGTCAGGCAGGGTGCCGTTGCCGCTTCCATCATGCAGATACCGGCAGTACTGCCGCTGCAAGTCTATCCTACCGGCGACCAGGTTGAAGATATTGTGTCCGTATACCAGCAGGCATTGCAAGCCGGCGCCAAAATCGTGATCGGCCCATTGACCCGGAATGCCGTCACTACGTTAGCAAAAAGCGGTCTGGTTGAGGTGCCGACCCTGGCCCTGAATTATCCGGAGGGGGAAGAATTTCTTCCTGAAAATCTCTACCTGTTCGGCCTGACCGCGGAGGGTGAAGCGCGCCAGGCTGCACGCCGCGCGTTTAACGACGGATGGCGCACAGCCCTGACCGTTACCGCCAATACGCCGCTAGCCAAACGGGTACAGCTGGCATTTTCCGATGCTTGGCGCGGCTTGGGCGGAAAGCTGGTGGCACAGGCCAGCTTTTCCCCCGAGCAGACCCAATTCCCCGCATTGCGCGATACGGTATTCAAACATCGGTCGGACATCCTCTTTCTCGCCGCCGATGCCGAGCGGGCTCGCATGGTCCGCCCATATCTGGATCCCAACACACCGACCTACGCCACCTCGATGGTCTTCGGCGGCAACCAGGAAATCGGCAGAAATGTCGACCTGAACGGCGTGCTGTTTGCCGATATGCCCTGGTTGCTCGTGCCTGACCACCCCGCCGTAATGATATTCCCACGTGCTGAAAAATTCAGCATCGAGCAGGAGCGGCTTTACGCCCTGGGCATTGATGCCTTTCGTATCGCCATCGTAATGGCACAGAACCCGCGACCAGCTGAAGGCCCCGTGATGGATGGCGTGACCGGCCAGATTAGCCTTGCCAACCACCAGTTCCAGCGTGAAATGGCGGTTGCGCAATTCAGGGAGGGAACAGCGGTAGCCACCGAGTTCGCCGACCCGAGAAATCTTGGCGAACCCCGGTAA
- a CDS encoding YraN family protein has translation MANPGNTGAEAERLAATFLQRQGLKLVETNYRCRFGEIDLICKDQNSLVFVEVRLRGNDAFGGAAASITAGKQHKLVLAARHYLQQLRSFPACRFDVVLLRSLRDNDIEWIRNAFGE, from the coding sequence TTGGCGAACCCCGGTAATACCGGCGCCGAAGCAGAGCGACTGGCTGCGACCTTCCTGCAGCGGCAGGGGCTGAAGCTGGTTGAAACCAACTATCGCTGCCGCTTCGGTGAAATCGACCTGATCTGCAAGGATCAGAATTCGCTGGTATTCGTCGAAGTCCGACTGCGTGGAAACGATGCATTCGGCGGGGCCGCGGCCAGCATCACTGCCGGCAAGCAACACAAACTGGTGCTCGCCGCCCGGCATTATTTGCAGCAACTGCGCAGCTTCCCTGCCTGCCGCTTCGATGTGGTATTGTTGCGCAGCCTGCGAGATAATGACATTGAGTGGATCAGGAATGCTTTTGGTGAGTGA
- a CDS encoding phosphoheptose isomerase — protein MDLISRISHHFTESAHLKLQALDLLAAPIADAAERLVQCLMADGKILACGNGGSAADAQHFSAEMLNRFEMERPGLAAIALSTDSSTITSIANDYDFDQIFSKQIRALGHSGDLLLAISTSGNSRNVIQAVNAAHDRGMNVIALTGRGGGQMAEILMPGDIHLCAPGDRTAHTQEIHITAIHCLCDAVDCLLLGVE, from the coding sequence ATGGATTTAATCAGTCGAATCAGCCACCATTTTACCGAAAGCGCTCACCTCAAGTTGCAGGCGCTGGATCTGCTTGCGGCCCCGATTGCCGATGCGGCAGAACGCCTGGTGCAGTGCCTGATGGCCGACGGCAAAATTCTTGCCTGCGGCAATGGCGGTTCGGCGGCGGATGCCCAGCATTTCTCCGCTGAAATGCTCAACCGTTTCGAGATGGAACGCCCGGGGCTCGCCGCGATTGCGCTTTCAACCGACTCCTCAACCATCACCTCGATTGCCAACGACTACGATTTCGACCAGATTTTTTCCAAGCAGATACGCGCTCTGGGGCACTCTGGCGACCTGCTGCTCGCCATTTCCACCAGCGGCAATTCACGCAACGTGATCCAGGCGGTAAACGCAGCCCATGACCGCGGCATGAATGTAATTGCACTGACCGGCCGGGGCGGCGGCCAGATGGCCGAAATCCTGATGCCTGGCGATATTCACCTGTGCGCGCCGGGCGACCGTACCGCGCACACGCAGGAAATCCATATTACGGCCATCCACTGCCTGTGCGATGCTGTTGATTGTTTATTACTAGGAGTTGAATAA
- a CDS encoding BON domain-containing protein, whose amino-acid sequence MASYLYLIVTTFSIINLQGCFPVVATGAGTAVLMAEDRRTSGIYIEDQGIELKASNRLDEKFKDTIHVNVTSYNRTVLITGEVPSEATKQEAETTVRGVPNVRNVLNELAIAGVSSYTSRSNDSYLTSKVKVRFVDLGKFQANHIKVVTENNVVYLLGIVKRNEADSAVEIARTTGGVQKVVKLFEYID is encoded by the coding sequence ATGGCTAGTTATCTCTACCTGATTGTTACAACTTTTTCCATCATCAACCTGCAAGGCTGCTTCCCGGTCGTTGCAACCGGCGCGGGAACGGCTGTTCTTATGGCCGAGGATCGCCGCACTTCAGGCATTTATATCGAGGACCAGGGTATCGAACTAAAAGCGTCCAACCGTCTCGACGAAAAATTCAAGGACACCATTCATGTCAACGTCACCAGCTACAACCGCACCGTCCTGATAACCGGTGAAGTTCCGTCTGAGGCCACCAAACAGGAAGCAGAAACAACCGTCCGCGGCGTTCCCAATGTCCGCAACGTTCTCAACGAACTCGCCATTGCCGGCGTCAGTTCCTATACCTCGCGCAGCAACGACAGCTACCTGACCTCCAAGGTCAAGGTACGCTTTGTGGACCTGGGAAAATTCCAGGCCAATCACATCAAGGTGGTGACGGAAAACAACGTGGTCTATCTGCTTGGCATCGTGAAACGCAATGAAGCGGATAGCGCCGTGGAAATCGCCCGCACCACTGGCGGAGTGCAGAAAGTGGTCAAGCTGTTCGAATATATCGACTGA
- the rfaE2 gene encoding D-glycero-beta-D-manno-heptose 1-phosphate adenylyltransferase — protein MSSFAAPLFENKICTTGNLAERIAKLPHPLVFTNGCFDILHRGHVTYLAQARALGAGLIIGVNTDASVKRLGKGIDRPINNQDDRMAVLAALESVSLVCLFDEDTPLNLILACKPDVLVKGGDWAATEIVGAREVQDWGGTVHSIPFLHERSTTATLAMIRSL, from the coding sequence ATGAGCTCTTTCGCTGCACCGCTGTTCGAGAACAAGATTTGTACAACCGGCAATCTGGCTGAGCGCATTGCCAAACTGCCTCACCCATTAGTGTTCACCAACGGCTGCTTCGACATTCTCCACCGTGGCCATGTCACCTATCTGGCACAAGCGCGTGCACTGGGCGCCGGCCTGATCATCGGGGTTAACACCGATGCTTCGGTGAAACGCCTGGGCAAAGGCATTGATCGCCCGATCAACAATCAGGATGACCGCATGGCGGTGCTGGCGGCGCTGGAAAGCGTCAGCCTGGTCTGCCTGTTCGATGAGGACACGCCGCTCAACCTGATCCTCGCCTGCAAGCCGGATGTGCTGGTAAAAGGTGGCGACTGGGCCGCAACCGAAATCGTCGGCGCGCGGGAAGTGCAAGACTGGGGCGGGACAGTCCATTCGATTCCGTTCCTGCACGAGCGCTCCACCACCGCGACCCTGGCCATGATCCGCAGCCTTTGA
- a CDS encoding FAD-binding oxidoreductase, whose protein sequence is MLPADFISRLQAIVGRDNLFTDPVDCYAYAYDNSRKIFPPEAVAFALNTQQVRDVIQLCNQCAVPVTPRGRGTGTAGGSIPECGGLVLSLERMRNIILVDPANRLIVAEPGVLNQEIQEAAKQHGFFWPPDPSSSAYCSIGGNLATCAAGPHAVKYGVTRDHVLGLKAVTGNGEIIKTGCATTKGVVGYDLTRLIIGSEGTLAVITEATLKLTPLPQSVGGITAHYADITHCARAITAIMAQPHIPSALEFLDSAALDLIRGRHPGLLPENSRAMLMIEADGGTAEIADSAEAIRRACQNDGLITAEATADPAGLWAVRKALSPLLRDIAPKKINEDIVVPVSRLPELLQGLGELSRKYRVANVNFGHAGNGNIHVNLLINPDDPDEMRRGEACLDEVFDLVLKLGGTLSGEHGVGREKRAYVGREIDAQTMALMKQIKQVFDPNGILNPGKLFP, encoded by the coding sequence ATGCTTCCCGCCGATTTTATCAGCCGGCTTCAAGCCATTGTCGGCCGGGACAATCTTTTCACTGATCCGGTGGACTGCTATGCCTATGCCTACGACAACAGTCGCAAGATATTTCCACCCGAAGCGGTTGCGTTTGCGCTGAATACCCAGCAGGTGCGGGACGTCATCCAGCTTTGCAACCAATGCGCTGTTCCGGTCACGCCGCGCGGCAGGGGCACCGGCACTGCCGGCGGCAGCATTCCTGAATGCGGTGGCCTAGTATTGTCGCTGGAGCGCATGCGCAACATCATTCTCGTCGACCCTGCCAACCGGCTGATCGTCGCCGAGCCTGGCGTACTCAACCAGGAAATCCAGGAAGCCGCAAAGCAGCACGGCTTTTTCTGGCCTCCCGACCCTTCCAGCAGTGCTTATTGCAGCATCGGTGGCAACCTCGCCACCTGCGCCGCCGGCCCCCATGCCGTTAAATACGGAGTCACCCGCGACCATGTGCTGGGATTGAAGGCGGTAACCGGCAACGGCGAAATCATCAAGACCGGCTGCGCTACCACCAAGGGCGTTGTCGGCTACGATCTGACGCGGCTGATCATCGGTTCGGAAGGTACGCTTGCAGTGATTACCGAGGCCACCCTCAAGCTCACCCCGCTACCACAGTCGGTGGGCGGCATCACCGCACACTATGCCGACATCACCCACTGCGCCAGGGCGATCACCGCGATCATGGCGCAACCGCATATTCCCAGTGCACTGGAATTTCTCGACAGCGCGGCACTCGACCTGATACGCGGCCGTCACCCCGGACTTCTGCCGGAAAACTCGCGCGCCATGCTGATGATCGAGGCGGATGGAGGAACTGCGGAAATTGCAGACAGTGCCGAAGCCATCCGCCGGGCCTGCCAGAATGACGGCCTGATTACGGCTGAAGCCACCGCCGATCCAGCCGGGCTGTGGGCGGTGCGCAAGGCCCTTTCACCACTGTTGCGCGACATCGCCCCGAAGAAGATCAACGAGGACATCGTCGTGCCGGTTTCAAGGCTGCCGGAGCTGCTGCAGGGGCTGGGAGAACTGAGCCGGAAATACCGTGTGGCCAACGTGAATTTCGGCCATGCCGGTAACGGCAACATCCACGTCAACCTGCTGATCAACCCGGACGATCCTGATGAAATGCGGCGAGGAGAAGCCTGCCTGGACGAGGTTTTTGACTTAGTATTGAAGCTCGGCGGCACGCTTTCAGGTGAGCACGGCGTGGGCCGCGAAAAGCGCGCCTATGTAGGGCGCGAGATTGATGCGCAAACCATGGCGCTGATGAAACAGATCAAACAGGTCTTCGACCCCAACGGGATACTCAACCCGGGAAAATTGTTCCCCTAG
- a CDS encoding SPOR domain-containing protein, giving the protein MKWIFAILLVINILFYTVMQLGSSHGREPMRGHEPVKADNIKLLVESQKAPEMALAMSESPEKSGDSVPVEAKPEICLEWGQFSGATLKRVAQSLEKLQLGEKLVQHKAEKSGGYWVYITPRKTLQEAQKKVDELKHLGLQESYIVRDPSVMRYAISMGIFSTAEAAAKYLDQLREKGVKSAVSGPRTQEIDATVFQIKDSGESMTAQLTKLKLDFPGSELKAVECRKTLKEGE; this is encoded by the coding sequence ATGAAGTGGATATTCGCAATACTGCTGGTTATCAATATTTTATTCTATACCGTGATGCAGCTCGGCAGCAGCCATGGCAGGGAGCCTATGCGTGGGCACGAGCCGGTCAAAGCGGATAATATCAAGCTATTGGTCGAGTCTCAGAAAGCGCCAGAGATGGCGCTAGCCATGTCGGAGTCACCGGAAAAGTCAGGAGATAGCGTACCGGTCGAAGCCAAGCCTGAGATTTGCCTCGAATGGGGCCAGTTTTCTGGTGCCACGCTAAAGCGCGTGGCACAGTCGCTGGAGAAGCTGCAACTGGGCGAGAAGCTCGTTCAGCACAAAGCGGAAAAATCCGGGGGCTACTGGGTTTACATCACGCCACGCAAGACGCTGCAGGAAGCACAAAAGAAGGTGGATGAACTGAAGCATCTGGGATTGCAGGAAAGTTACATCGTCCGTGATCCATCGGTGATGCGGTATGCGATTTCCATGGGTATTTTTTCCACCGCCGAAGCGGCTGCCAAATACCTCGACCAGCTGCGCGAAAAGGGCGTGAAATCGGCTGTTTCCGGCCCGCGCACCCAGGAAATCGATGCTACTGTATTTCAGATTAAGGACAGCGGCGAGTCCATGACCGCACAACTGACAAAATTGAAACTGGATTTTCCCGGAAGCGAGCTGAAAGCCGTAGAGTGCCGCAAAACGCTCAAGGAGGGAGAATGA
- a CDS encoding type III pantothenate kinase — MILAVDVGNTRIKWGMHDGNSWLSQGWIETSDVAGLGDVWRGLIAPDRIVASNVAGPQVAMQIEEACKGWSAKMQWVVSVENQCGVSNGYEIPAQLGSDRWAALIAARAIAPEGCVVVNAGTAMTVDALTADGVFMGGLIVPGVATMLRALSERTAAIEEGGGHYKDIPKNTPDAVYSGALSAMVGAVWHMNALLAGEIRRAPTCLLSGGDAQLLLPLLSGKTRMVDNLVLDGLIRIALA; from the coding sequence ATGATACTAGCAGTGGATGTTGGCAATACCCGGATTAAATGGGGAATGCATGATGGAAATTCGTGGCTGTCTCAGGGCTGGATTGAAACTTCGGACGTGGCAGGGCTGGGTGATGTATGGAGAGGCTTGATTGCGCCGGATCGGATCGTGGCATCGAACGTTGCCGGGCCGCAGGTGGCCATGCAGATAGAGGAAGCTTGCAAGGGTTGGTCTGCCAAGATGCAATGGGTCGTATCAGTCGAAAACCAGTGCGGCGTAAGTAACGGCTATGAAATTCCCGCGCAGCTGGGTAGCGACCGCTGGGCGGCATTGATCGCCGCACGCGCCATCGCGCCTGAAGGCTGCGTGGTGGTCAATGCCGGTACTGCGATGACCGTGGATGCACTGACCGCCGATGGCGTGTTTATGGGCGGATTGATTGTTCCCGGGGTGGCGACCATGCTGCGAGCGCTGTCCGAAAGGACCGCGGCCATCGAAGAGGGAGGGGGCCATTACAAGGATATCCCTAAAAATACGCCTGATGCGGTTTACAGTGGTGCACTTTCCGCCATGGTGGGCGCAGTCTGGCACATGAACGCATTGCTCGCCGGTGAGATCAGGCGGGCGCCGACCTGCTTGCTGAGCGGCGGCGACGCACAATTGCTTCTGCCGTTGTTGTCCGGTAAGACTAGGATGGTGGATAATCTGGTGCTGGATGGGCTAATCAGGATCGCATTGGCATGA
- a CDS encoding biotin--[acetyl-CoA-carboxylase] ligase has protein sequence MRPYQSESTAVKPLTFAVLRLLSDGVFHSGEDMARQLNISRASIWQAMRNLDEAGVDLFRVPGRGYRLREPLNWIDKDKIYAGLGDKAGFFDLEVADSLASTNSRLLEKSVQGAPHGSCVITEMQTAGRGRRGREWHANLGGSLTFSLLWRFNQGAGFLSGLSLAVGVALMRALNQAGVPGAGLKWPNDVLHQHRKLAGILIELQGDMLGPSAAVIGIGINLKLSSKVLNRIDQAVVDIHSIGGKVSERNLLLANILLHLADVLNEFDAGGFSILREEWLKYHAYQEKQVLLMLPDGNQHEGYLLDVADDGALLVRTAIGKQRFTSGEISLRTVA, from the coding sequence ATGCGACCATACCAATCTGAATCTACCGCTGTGAAACCCTTGACCTTTGCTGTGCTACGCCTGCTATCTGACGGGGTATTCCATTCCGGTGAGGATATGGCGCGGCAGCTGAACATATCCCGTGCATCAATCTGGCAGGCAATGCGCAACCTCGATGAGGCCGGCGTCGACCTGTTTCGCGTGCCGGGCCGTGGCTATCGGCTGCGCGAGCCTTTGAACTGGATCGATAAGGATAAAATTTACGCCGGGCTGGGGGATAAAGCCGGATTTTTCGATTTGGAGGTTGCCGACAGCCTGGCCTCTACCAACAGCAGATTGCTGGAGAAGTCGGTACAGGGTGCACCGCACGGCAGCTGTGTGATTACGGAGATGCAGACGGCGGGGAGAGGTCGGCGCGGACGGGAATGGCATGCTAACCTGGGAGGCAGCCTGACGTTTTCACTGCTGTGGCGTTTTAATCAGGGGGCGGGATTCCTTTCCGGTCTCAGCCTGGCGGTTGGCGTGGCATTGATGCGTGCGCTGAACCAGGCCGGCGTACCCGGCGCAGGCTTGAAATGGCCGAACGACGTGCTGCACCAGCACCGTAAGTTGGCAGGCATACTGATTGAACTGCAAGGTGATATGCTGGGGCCGAGCGCCGCGGTGATCGGTATCGGCATTAACCTGAAACTGTCCAGCAAAGTACTGAACCGAATCGATCAGGCCGTAGTGGATATTCACTCTATTGGTGGGAAAGTGTCTGAGCGCAATTTATTGCTGGCAAACATCCTGTTGCACCTGGCGGATGTCCTGAATGAGTTCGATGCGGGTGGATTTTCAATTCTGCGTGAGGAGTGGTTGAAGTACCATGCATACCAAGAAAAACAGGTTTTATTGATGCTGCCAGACGGAAACCAGCACGAAGGATATTTACTGGATGTGGCCGATGATGGCGCACTACTTGTGCGTACCGCGATTGGTAAGCAACGTTTCACTTCCGGTGAAATCAGTTTAAGGACCGTAGCATGA